The Glycine soja cultivar W05 chromosome 15, ASM419377v2, whole genome shotgun sequence region tacattttttttctatagaatgttagccaattttttttttcggtgTTGttatctgaatttttttttcaaatttttgtatttgGTACTTAGTATTAACTTGATTTTGTTAAGTGATGATATGAATGACAAAATGTCATGTCATTGATGTTATATCATGTGATAGATTGAGTtattttgttatgatttttcacattatttatgtttttttaagttttataaacTCGTAACAAAAGGTTTATAATACCCTTGTGTTTCTTTCTCAGCCAATGAATGTACTACCATAATTTACTATGAACACAAATCAACATCCACAAAtacattacataaaaaaatcaatgagatttacaaacaaaagcaaaaaaaaaaaagaacttagatTTGTAACTCAAATCACACACTCAAAATAACATCAAAGATCAACTTAGAtctataaacaaaaacaaaaaatgaacttaGATTTTCAACTCAAATCATGCACACTCTGAACAACATCAAAGATCAATTTAGATCCacaaacaaaagcaaaaaatgAACTCAAATCACGCACATTCTTTAGATCTTCACGCATGTCTTCATCGAACAATCTGCAGTGGTAGAGGAGGCAACTCCAAAGCAAGAATGGTGTTTCTGATTCGTTGATCTTCAATTTCCCCTAGCCTTGTTCTTCTCCTCTTGATCGCCTGAACATAAACGCACACAAACACAACAAATTCTAAGAGGAGTGTTAAGTTCTTTCGTGATAACTCATTGAGAGGTTTGGAGGGGTTTGCAGCGGTGCAGTGACATTGTAGATCGAGGCACGACAATGAAAATGGCGACAAGGTCGATGGCAGTTATGCAACGATCATGTATGTGAGTGTTTTTGTTTGGTTTTCGTCAAAGAGAACCtaatatgattttcaaatatttttttggtcccAAGTTAGAGATCATAGATATCTCCGAATTCACTGAGTCAAAGACTAATCCCCTTGCAATGTGTGAATGTTAATGGTCCAAAGAAATTTTGTATATGATGAAAATCAAACACAAAGAACCTAATATGATTGAGAGTGTTTTGGGGAGATTGTCTAAGAAAGGAAGGGAAATTTTagacattttattaaaataaaaaattaaatgatatgcAAAATCGTTAGAACATATGGCATAGATGACATGACATTTCATTAGTCAGGTTATTACTCAACTATTTAAGGGAGTTCgatatcaaatacaaaaatctgaaaagattaagtagtaaaataaaaaaattaactggtaataatttaaaaaataatatattacaaatatgaaaaacatatttaatcattaaatttatgTTCTCGATAAAATTAACTTCAAAGTTATCCtgcctaaaaaaagaaaaaaaaacttcaaacttGTATTTTGAAGTTAAAGGGTATATGCGTGGtaattttagtaaaattggAGATCATTACATGTTCCTAAGTTAAGTATATAACCAATTTTACCATGAAGATGAAGATATTAACAATAGTaagagtttttaattttaaaaagagaaaattaagttattaaatgaaatttatgtATTATGATATTGAAATTGTAGGGCCACAatgcactattttttttaacattaaccATTAAACTAGtttatgtaaaatattatatttaatctttCATAAGTATTTATAATAGGTACTTATCGAATCTGTATTCAATTATTCATCCATATATATTTAGCAAAGGTGTCTGAGATTGAAACACCAAGTTAGGCAAACGATTAGAATGTTCTCGAACTCAATAATTTATGATAACTTTActcttattaataataaaaaaaatcttataataataactaaatacatcataaaaaaattcaaaatacaagGAAAAAGAACAGCATCAACCAAATGGATAAAATACAAGCTGTCCAAGAGGACAAAGATCCTTATTCTTCTAAACTACAAAGAATACAAATAGGAAACTGGCAatgtgaaaaagaaaacatggtGACAAACACAAATCTGTGCTATGATTCAATCAGAAGCAACAATCCAGGACCCAGCAGCAGCATAAAGCAGCACAACTgcaagaaaagaaggaaaaaaaatattaaaacaaagaTTTGGTGCATGTTGCTGAAAAAGCTAGAAATAGATATAAGGTGAAGTGATTTTTGCTTACCATCCCTTCCAAAATCCATCACCCCTGCTTGTGGTTTCTTCTGGAACTCTTTGTTGGGGGTACCCTACAGCTGTAGGATCACCTTTGGAAGGATAACCCATAGGTGGTGGGGCACTAACATACAGTGCTGGAGGATATGATACTGCTGCATCATAATATCATGTCATTAATCCCATTTAGAAATACACTCACATTTCTCATGAAaagtaacaaattaattttagctTAAGCTTTATGTAAAAGAAAGTACATATTATTGAATGAACATTGAGCATGCAAATATGGTGTCAATCTATTTGGATCAAAAGAAACTTCACACATGAAACCATTTTGCTAACATTATGCTGAATGATATAATCAAAACTCACCAGGGGATTCTTGCTGATTGTTGAAGCGACtcatgttgatgatgatgatgaagtaACTCTTTTCTTGTGCAAACAAAGGGTTTAACAATAAGGGGATGTGAGATTGGAAACTATGGAAGTGAATATGCATGCCTAGCAGTATATATAGATTCTTTGGTGGCTATGGTTCCTTAATCCAATAGAACATCGAATGGCGCGTGGGACAGATAAAAACGCgttatgattatattatattatttgacTGAAAAATAAAGTCGGTGTTGCATGAAAACCTTCTGTTGCCAAGTGGATGCACAAATGGTTTGCCACGTGTCACAagtctttttcatttcttattgTTCCAAATCCTCAACTTCCACGCGTAGTTTCGAGACATTTCGTCTTTCATGACTGCGTTGTCGTTAGTCTTTATGCACTTAATTTacattctttatatatatgattttgcaCCAGATAAACCCATGATTGAATGCGATTTCCCCCCACCCAAagcaactcaatttttttagctaacgaagaaatttattttccttATCATTGATGGTTAGTAAAATTCATAGATACAAGGACCGATTTACGGTTTAGTACGTTTTTAACTATAAATTGGAAAAGTGAAATGTATATGTAATGTTAAAATGTGAATTCCTTCTTGCAAAGGTTAAATACGGTAGTAAACATATTGTGCCATTTCCTCCATTCTGAAATAAGTATGATTGAtcctgtaaaataaaaaaagtatgattTTAGTCAACCCcaaattatctattattttataatataaaatttttttttttttgttttttaccataattaaggttaaaatttacttttaatcctaattttttttttgactcTTGAATTTGatctcctattttttttttttaaaaaaaaattcacttcaatcctttatgttttaaaaatgattcaaaTTGATCCTTATTGTTACAATCCTCACACAAAATGTTAATGGACCCATTttgaacatttgcaaaaaattaaatataatttgagttTGGATTTGTTGGTTCCAGTGTAatctcttaaattttaaaaatttcacttTATTCTTACAATATTTTGTTAGACCAAAATGATTaatccattatttttttgtacTAACTATGTTAATTTTGGCTGAGATGGTAAATATTTACATGAGATGATATCTCCCAATTTATCACATGTCATCAGATTCATCATTTctattattacttttaaattacattttgatattttattaaaaaaatatttaaatagttaaaaataattttttatagcacaatataaattatttatgataagtttaaaatatactttatatATCAACAAAGgctagttattataaaataatttatttattaaaaaatatttattcattataaattttaattatagaaaaatatatggTTATACTAAAATACTGGCGATTTATACTATACTGGAGAggaggtaaatattttttttttcctcttacaattgattataaaaaatatcggATTTCGTCTCTGCTTATCCACCTTCTCGTTATGGACTTATGGTACACTGAATTGTTGGGTTAATATATAACAATCACAGATTGGATGGATTAATGGATTAATTGGTGTGAGATTTTTCTAACTTTAACAAAAAAGTGTTATGATGAGCTTAAAGAAATCTAAAAGAAAGATGATTAAGTGACTTAAGAAttgtataaaatgattttagaatATCTTTAATGATAGACTCAATTTTGAGTTTTTGGATCATATTTTTAATCTCAGGATGTCATATAAGATCTAAGAATTTTCTTTTGCagagtttattttatcaatcagttagggaaaaaaatattaaacaatacatattttttgaaatggGAGTAGTTCTGGAGGAGGAACCCAACCTCCATGTTGAAGATTTCTAGAGCATGTATAGTAGTAAATATGTTAAAGAAAGATTCTTGAGTTCAAAAACTCCCATTAAAAATACTCTTAgaatcttaaaataaaacaaatattaaaagataaatacacATACGGATAAAGATAGAAGAAGAGTGAAAAAATGGAATGGTGGAttcaaacacataaaaataagaagtataaaataaattttaaagtaaatacttgtgattttattaaaataatgagaTGCATTTACTTACCCTCATTTAAGAATAAATTAGggaattcaaatatataaaattaagaaatgcaaaatataaaatttcaagataaatatttattattttattaaatcgaGGAAGTGCATTTGCATATCCTCATTTGTGAATAGGTTTGTTACTATTAAATACtcataatgaaaattttatcatcattgttatgaTCCTATCAAGTTGAATAGAGTTACTTCTAGTAAAACATATGTATCATCTATAAGAAAAAACAATGAGTGCGTATTGTATTTTATTGGTAGGTAATTTTAGTCTTGAacaattttctaatatttaaacTATGGTAACACTTGCATGATAAGTAAAAGTTaggagataattttttttctaagtcaTAATTTaggaattttctaatataaaattaaataggtttaattgtatttttctcccaaaattttacaATGTCACAAATTTAACAtttcaatctatttttttttaaatttttttgcaaatttgCTCCCTATGAACAAAACATCACGAATTTTACCTCCATTTAGAAAAATCGCCATAATAAAAAGCCATCACAAAATTATCTTAATTGTgacaatttaaagaaaaaatttccaCAAAACATCTTAACTGTGGCGATTTGTGTATGTGTAAAGAAAGGGGGCGCACAGTCCCgataacaaaattacaaaatgaatTCAGCCCCCTAAATAGCAAATCTAATGCAACATCAGATTATAACATGAACTGAGACTTAGGGTATGTTAGGTCCgactttttttaacttaaaaataacttttaaattaaagctaaaattaagaacttaaaaaataatcagaaatgatttgccaaattttaattttttattgcttaAAATCTTCTTTTAAGCTAAAAgttgtttgatatttttttaaataaaaacttcaatgaaaaaaataaaaaccataaaTTATTGGTTTCCACATATTGGATATAATATAGTGTTTAgtccaacttttttttctttcctttttaatccttaaaaggAGAAGCTAGCCTAAACACTCATTGTATTTTTGGGACAAtagcttaaattttaaaaagtttttgttttgaaaaaataagttgtttttatgaatatgaaattttgtagctaatgattatttttcaaaagtttttttttccttttcagctATTTTCAtactcttttattatttaattttttttacatacaaacaaaactaattatcttaaaatcaattttcaagCAAACTTACCtaaacaaaaactaattttgataTTCAATTGGTGGAGTTTAGTTAATAACACATGCTAAATTGTTAAGTTTATGAAAAAAACATGTGTTCGATCACTAGAGAATGCACTCTAAGgaatgaacaaaatatttaagtatAACAAAACGAAAGACTAATGATTAGTTTCATAATCTATCAAAACACCAAATAAACTTCTAAtcctatataaaaattattgattatcCATATAATcgattattgaaataatttaattttcatacttATCCCCAACATTCCCTAACTCATAAATacaattacttttttaattttttagggtAAATCAAGGTATTTTtcccaattaatatttttttcatataaattaaacttcatAGTTAAACCAAGTACGGTTAAAAGAtagaattatttatcatttacacACACTAACAATGTATTGGTTATCAACCGTTAGACTGTTCTCAACGCaatatttatgataatttttttctcactaatAACAAATCATATGATAATGACTAAgtatacattataaaaataaaataaaattcaaagtaTAACGGAAAAAGAAGCATCTGACAAAGGATAAAATGCGCCCTACCCAAGAGGACATATCCTTATTTTTTCACAAACTACAAAGAATACACAGATCTGTGCTATGATCAGAAGCAACAATCCAGGACACAGCAGCAACATAAAGCAGCACAACTGCAAgaaaagggagagaaaaaaggtcaaaagaaaatattagtgTTAATGAAATGCTAGAACTAAATATAAGGTGCAATGATGTTGGCAATGAACCTACCATCCCTCCCAAAATCCATCACCCCCTGGTTTTGGTTTCTTCTGGAACTCTTTGTTGGGGGTACCCTGCAGCTGCAGGACCATCCTTGGAAGGATAACCTATAGGTGGTGGGGCAGTAGCATATGGAGCCGGACGATAGGCCTCAACTGAAGATGGATATGATACCTCTTCATCGTATATAGTAAAATCCTGCATGCATGTAATTAAATCCCATTTAGAAAGATATTCACAATTTGAATGAGAATTAACAAAGAGTTTAGTGATCATGCATAAcagtataaaatagttttatagtgttatttaattataaataataaataaatattataaaaattaatgaacttattatatataatgattgaCTATTGGATGACATTATAAAATACTATTAGTGCATAATCGTGTTTCtcattaataaattaagtaTAGCTTAAACTTTATGTTAAATCTAACTGCAGAACATTAATTTAAGGAAGATAGAGTAAACATTATTGAATATTGAGGATGCAAAGATGGACAATTCATCTTTATTTGTGGCCAATCGATTtggataaaataagaatttaacatATAGGAAACCATGCATGTTTTGTTGTTCCAAAATAGGAGCGTTTTGCTGACATTATGCTGAACGATATAACAAAGACTCACCAGGGGCTTCTTGCTCAATGTTGAAGTGACTCattatgatgatgatggaaTTACTCTTTTCTTATACCAATCAAAGGGTTTAAGTTTAATGGTAAGAGGATATGAAATTGGAAACTATGGAAGCAAATTAATATGCATGTGTACTTATATATATAGGTTCATTTGGGGGATTTTGGTTCCTTAATGCAATCGAAATCCGAATGGCGTCTGCAACAACAAGAAACGTGAGTTAAGAAAGCAAAGTGGGTGTTTGCATCTGAACCTTCTGTGCCAGGTGGAGCGTACTTTGTGGGTTGCCACGTATCATATCAAGTCTTTTTACCTCCCTGCTAGATAGAATTTTTGAGATATTTAATTAGTTAACCTTTTTTTAtaggatttaatttttttattgaagtatttttaattagtatatagAAGtagttaataaacaataatgttataaattaataagatgATTTTTTCTCTCTCGTGAGGATTATAGAAGATTTCTGGCTGTGAATTAATAAGATAAACTACATAATCACTATTTCATATAACTAATTAGGTAAAAGAGTGATATATATCTCAATAATCTTAAGggtaataagttttttttgaagaaatctTAAGGGTAATGAgtgtgttcttttttttttttaattgtaaaaaataaatgagttaAGTGTTctaatcatttttgtttcagCTTCACtagtaattttgattttgaactcTGAACATGCAGCCGTGATAAATATTAAGAGGAGTAGGCTTTATCAGTTAGAGTGATTA contains the following coding sequences:
- the LOC114387403 gene encoding cysteine-rich and transmembrane domain-containing protein WIH1-like isoform X2 produces the protein MHIHFHSFQSHIPLLLNPLFAQEKSYFIIIINMSRFNNQQESPVSYPPALYVSAPPPMGYPSKGDPTAVGYPQQRVPEETTSRGDGFWKGCCAALCCCWVLDCCF
- the LOC114387403 gene encoding cysteine-rich and transmembrane domain-containing protein WIH2-like isoform X1; this translates as MSRFNNQQESPAVSYPPALYVSAPPPMGYPSKGDPTAVGYPQQRVPEETTSRGDGFWKGCCAALCCCWVLDCCF